A single Candidatus Nanoarchaeia archaeon DNA region contains:
- a CDS encoding glycosyltransferase family 4 protein, protein MRVLNISPFPTLPLDNGGKIRNYYLNRCLSRHHTINQFSLNLFLKDGKIPLHSWRNCFNANYTEYNYSRLHILFISFLLHKLNISPYAISSQILAFSRIHKRLGKNWDVVQIEEPWLFDWVRQRFEHPYIASAHNVEYLLVSDKNNFQYKSIFRDKIIEKTYRIEKRYLEESDLIFSCCDYDTKKMQEIYDIDTAKIRLIPNGIDATVITPSSDSERERLKEKFGFRGKKIVLYSSGLHAPNVEAMKFIFQVAGKMKRKDTIFVIAGSIGGGYLNRGNLVFTGRLQHEDILTYFRMADVALNPVRYGSGTDIKLFEYLGAGIPTIATKFGARGLYYTHKRDIIIAEELEDYIFWIEKILDDDKINMRLRKNARKCVIGKFDYETIAKKVSKCYEEIKRGGFN, encoded by the coding sequence ATGAGAGTTCTTAATATCTCCCCCTTCCCCACACTCCCCTTGGATAATGGAGGGAAGATACGGAACTACTACCTTAATAGGTGTCTTTCAAGGCATCACACGATTAACCAGTTTTCACTGAATCTCTTTCTAAAGGACGGCAAGATTCCGCTTCACTCCTGGAGGAATTGTTTTAATGCAAATTATACGGAATATAATTATTCTCGATTGCATATACTCTTTATATCATTTCTTTTGCATAAGCTGAACATTTCTCCATACGCAATTTCTTCTCAGATACTCGCGTTCTCACGGATCCATAAGAGGTTAGGTAAGAATTGGGATGTTGTTCAGATAGAGGAACCTTGGCTATTTGATTGGGTAAGGCAGAGATTTGAGCATCCCTACATAGCATCTGCACATAATGTTGAGTATCTTTTAGTTTCAGACAAAAACAATTTTCAGTATAAGTCTATCTTTAGAGATAAGATAATTGAAAAGACGTACCGCATTGAGAAAAGATATCTGGAAGAGTCTGACCTTATATTCTCCTGCTGTGATTATGACACCAAGAAAATGCAGGAGATTTATGATATCGATACGGCCAAGATCCGCCTTATCCCCAATGGGATAGATGCAACCGTTATTACTCCTTCATCCGATTCTGAAAGGGAGCGCCTTAAAGAGAAATTCGGTTTTCGCGGGAAGAAGATTGTCCTCTATTCATCAGGGCTTCATGCACCTAATGTCGAGGCAATGAAGTTTATATTCCAGGTGGCAGGAAAGATGAAGAGGAAGGATACTATCTTCGTCATTGCCGGCTCTATAGGGGGTGGGTATCTCAACAGGGGCAACCTTGTATTTACGGGAAGGCTTCAGCATGAAGACATTCTTACTTATTTCAGGATGGCTGATGTTGCCCTAAATCCTGTCAGGTACGGTTCCGGTACGGATATCAAACTATTTGAGTATCTTGGAGCGGGGATTCCAACTATCGCAACGAAGTTCGGAGCCAGGGGGTTATACTATACCCATAAAAGAGATATCATCATCGCTGAGGAATTAGAAGACTATATCTTTTGGATAGAAAAGATTCTTGATGATGATAAAATAAACATGAGGCTGCGCAAAAATGCCAGAAAATGTGTAATCGGTAAATTTGATTATGAAACTATAGCAAAGAAAGTTTCAAAATGTTATGAAGAGATTAAAAGAGGGGGCTTTAATTAA
- the wecB gene encoding UDP-N-acetylglucosamine 2-epimerase (non-hydrolyzing), with the protein MGLPQYSKINKRSSIPTRKWGSGGFMKLCLLIGTRPEIIKMWSIAKICEKRHIDYYILHTGQHYSYEMDRVFFEELDLPAPKYNLKIGSNDFRRQVGVMKNGITEILKKDRPEFVLVVGDTNSVLSGGLASHALRIPLVHIEAGLRSHEIEMTEETNRIITDHISQYLFAPSETSRKYLLEEGINRESIFVVGNTIVDAVHVFMKKENNSVLNSLKLESKRYMLLTLHRPENVDLKARLAEIFAAIGYVFDLYQLPIVFPLHPRTRKMILEFDIDIPQGVRIIQPVGYIPFLDLQKNARIILTDSGGIQEEACTLGVPCVTLRTSTERPETIEEGCNILAGIEKGSIVFSTGKMMRKEGKWNNPYGAGNAAEKIIQELLRLHESS; encoded by the coding sequence TTGGGATTGCCGCAGTATAGTAAGATTAATAAAAGGAGTTCAATTCCTACGAGAAAGTGGGGCTCCGGTGGTTTTATGAAACTCTGTTTGCTAATAGGCACTCGACCAGAGATTATAAAGATGTGGTCGATTGCAAAAATCTGTGAAAAACGCCATATTGATTATTATATTCTACACACGGGGCAACATTACTCCTATGAAATGGATAGGGTCTTCTTTGAGGAATTAGACCTGCCTGCCCCTAAATACAACCTTAAGATCGGATCAAATGATTTCCGAAGGCAAGTTGGAGTTATGAAGAATGGAATTACAGAAATCCTTAAGAAAGACCGACCGGAGTTTGTACTTGTGGTTGGAGACACAAATTCAGTACTTTCTGGAGGTCTTGCAAGCCATGCACTTCGTATTCCTCTCGTCCATATCGAAGCGGGTTTGCGGAGCCATGAAATTGAGATGACCGAAGAAACAAACAGAATAATCACAGATCATATTTCGCAGTATCTATTTGCTCCAAGCGAAACATCACGGAAGTATTTATTGGAGGAAGGAATCAACCGGGAATCAATATTTGTGGTAGGGAACACTATTGTTGATGCTGTGCATGTTTTCATGAAAAAAGAGAACAATTCTGTTCTAAATTCTTTGAAATTGGAGAGCAAAAGATATATGCTCCTAACGCTTCACCGACCTGAAAATGTAGACCTTAAGGCTCGGCTTGCTGAAATTTTTGCAGCTATTGGTTACGTTTTTGACCTGTATCAACTTCCTATAGTTTTCCCTTTGCATCCAAGAACACGGAAAATGATTCTCGAGTTTGATATTGATATTCCGCAAGGCGTTAGAATAATCCAACCTGTCGGGTATATTCCCTTTCTTGATCTACAGAAGAACGCAAGGATTATATTGACTGATTCGGGGGGAATCCAGGAGGAAGCTTGCACTCTTGGAGTTCCTTGCGTCACTTTACGTACGAGTACTGAAAGGCCCGAGACAATCGAAGAAGGATGCAACATTCTTGCAGGTATTGAGAAAGGGAGTATTGTTTTTTCTACAGGGAAAATGATGAGGAAGGAGGGTAAGTGGAATAACCCTTATGGTGCCGGAAATGCCGCTGAGAAGATTATCCAAGAGTTACTGAGGCTACATGAGAGTTCTTAA
- a CDS encoding radical SAM protein, whose product MAKILIIYPSSSPDIPGGEVDWERYKSIPNGPLAIATFLHHKGHDVKIIDARPLPKETTLKLVEDSLSGTDLVCVGANTVQLKHGIILSDHIKRINRDVPILFGGIHAIMYPSQTVADKSIDYVVHGEAEYTILELIEYLEKKDKRLEDIKGLAFKQNGKIIITPAAPGIDPNELPLPDYSLLEDVEKYINREFSTNLGKIRKMRGLDIHTSRGCPYRCTFCPMTMPEFRGYRNLRLEKVFELIDIAVQKYNVGHIWFSDELFFSNKLKVKRIARHIIDKGYKITWESNARVEQFRESLLDDETLRVMKESGCYALRMGMESGSNRVLNLMKKDSCVDNTIHAVRQCEKYGIIPVGNFICGFPTETKEEVLDTAKLILTLKEISPNGLFFSPGLLRPYPGTEMYELCKRYGGYEEPQTLREWANRKIDVGLFANPTDLKWVKYPTWLRNFQVYFYIITVLKTHEKTGTKLSPTWKFFAKLAVKRLYSNFWGVAFEPPLLIHVKNFLDKKSKIAEFLKSTLRLDLSQI is encoded by the coding sequence ATGGCGAAGATCCTCATTATCTACCCATCATCATCTCCGGATATTCCTGGGGGGGAAGTGGATTGGGAGAGGTATAAGAGTATCCCCAATGGGCCTTTAGCAATCGCAACGTTTCTTCATCATAAGGGCCATGATGTAAAGATTATTGATGCGCGGCCACTTCCAAAAGAGACTACCTTAAAGCTTGTTGAGGATAGTCTCTCTGGCACAGATCTTGTTTGCGTAGGTGCAAATACAGTTCAGCTTAAACATGGAATAATCTTAAGCGACCATATTAAAAGGATTAATAGAGATGTTCCTATCTTATTTGGAGGGATACATGCGATCATGTACCCCAGCCAGACTGTTGCTGACAAAAGTATAGACTATGTGGTTCATGGTGAGGCTGAATATACTATATTAGAGCTTATAGAATATCTGGAGAAAAAAGATAAGAGATTGGAAGACATCAAAGGACTTGCATTTAAGCAGAACGGGAAAATTATTATAACTCCTGCTGCGCCAGGTATTGATCCCAATGAGCTTCCGCTTCCGGATTATTCCCTTTTAGAGGATGTTGAGAAATACATCAATAGAGAGTTTTCTACAAATCTTGGTAAGATCAGGAAAATGAGAGGGCTTGATATCCATACAAGCAGGGGCTGCCCTTATCGTTGCACATTCTGTCCGATGACTATGCCTGAGTTTAGAGGATATCGAAACTTAAGATTGGAGAAGGTTTTTGAATTGATTGATATCGCAGTCCAGAAATATAATGTTGGTCATATCTGGTTCAGCGATGAGCTTTTCTTCTCTAACAAATTAAAAGTTAAAAGGATAGCACGACATATAATTGATAAAGGGTACAAAATAACATGGGAATCAAATGCACGTGTAGAGCAGTTCCGTGAGAGTCTCCTCGATGATGAGACTCTCCGTGTCATGAAGGAGAGCGGCTGCTATGCGCTGCGTATGGGGATGGAGTCTGGGTCCAATCGGGTACTAAATCTTATGAAGAAGGACAGTTGTGTTGATAACACTATTCATGCTGTGAGGCAATGCGAGAAATATGGCATCATCCCTGTTGGAAACTTTATTTGCGGTTTTCCAACAGAGACTAAAGAAGAGGTCCTTGATACCGCAAAATTGATATTAACCCTTAAAGAGATCTCGCCCAATGGGCTCTTTTTTTCTCCTGGTCTTTTGCGGCCGTATCCAGGGACTGAGATGTATGAGTTATGTAAAAGATACGGTGGCTATGAAGAACCTCAAACCCTCAGGGAATGGGCAAACAGGAAGATTGATGTCGGGCTGTTTGCGAATCCAACAGATCTTAAATGGGTGAAATATCCAACCTGGCTTCGTAATTTTCAGGTTTATTTTTATATCATCACAGTTTTGAAAACGCACGAAAAAACCGGAACAAAACTTTCTCCTACATGGAAATTTTTTGCAAAACTTGCTGTGAAACGCCTCTATTCCAATTTTTGGGGGGTCGCTTTTGAACCTCCGCTTTTGATACATGTAAAGAATTTCTTAGATAAGAAGAGTAAAATTGCTGAGTTTTTAAAGAGTACATTACGGTTGGATCTTTCTCAGATATAG